In Xanthomonas fragariae, the genomic window GCCGAGCTTGAAGCCGAAATCGCGGCCGTGGTAGCCCTGCACGCCTTCGACGAAATCGACATTGAGCGAATGGATCAGCTCCGGCGTCTCGGCGGCGACCTGTTCGATCTCCACACCACCCTCGGACGAGGCGATGTAGGTGATGGTCTTGGTGCCACGGTCGACCAGGATCGACAGGTACAGCTCCTTGACGATCTCACCGGCGGTGGTCACCAGCACCAGGTTGATCGGCAGCTCCACGCCGGCGGTCTGGTAGGTGGACATCTTGGTGCCGAGCATCTTGGCTGCCGCGGCCTTCACCTCGTCGGTGGTCTTGCAGAACTTGACGCCGCCAGCCTTACCGCGGCCGCCCGCGTGGATCTGCGCTTTCACCATCCAGGGGCCCTTGCCCAGGGAGTTGGCGACTTCAACCGCTTCGTCCGGGGTCGCTGCGACCTTGCCGGCCGGGACGGGGATGCCGTACTCGGCAAGCAGCTGTTTTGACTGGTATTCGTGGAAATTCATGCGTCACCGTGGGAAAAGGAAACGACCGCTACGTGCAACGCAGACCGCCTAGGCGGCGCGTCATGAGACGCGAACGGGCCACCTATTGTGGCCGACCACGTCGTGCGGCGCAAAAGCCGACCGGATTGGTCGCCAGATCGCCGCGCTTGCGCAGCGCCGGACACTGCGCACGCGCGCGGCGGATGCGCGCCGTACCTGCCTATACTCGCGGCTTGTTCCAGCGGGGAATCGGTTTGGCATCCAGCACATCGCTTATCGACCGGATCCAGTCCGCGCCGCAGCGCGAGCTGTATTTCTTCTCGCTGTACCGGCTGTTGGTGGCCGGCCTGATCGCCGCGTTGGTGTTCAGCCCGTTGTCCGATGCCATTCCCGACCCGCGTTATCCGCGCCTGGCCGCCGGGGTCGCGATCGGCTACCTATGCATGGCTGTGCCGCTGCTGTTCTGGGGCCGCAGCGAGCGTCGGCTGACCACCACCGTATTCTGTTCGGTGCTGGCCGACATCCTCGCCGCCACCCTGGCCACGCACGCCCTGCCCGGCGCCAGCGCAGGCATCGCGATGATGCTGCTGTTCAATGTCGCCGCTGCCTCGATCCTGCTGCGGCTGCGCTACGGCATGAGCATTGCGGTGCTCGCCAGCGCCGCCATCGTGCTCGAATACCTGTGGACCCTGCTTGAGGGCGGCACCACCCGCCCACTGGCCGAGCTGGCGATGTTCGCCACCAGCTATGTGGCAGTGGCCTACTTTTGCCAGCAGATCGCCTCACGCGCGCGCAACAATCAGGTGCTGGCCGAACAACGCGGGGCGCAAGTCGCCAATCTGTACGAGATCAACGAGTTGATCATCCGCCGCCTGCGTACCGGCGTGCTGGTGGTCGATACGCACAACACCATCACCCTGGCCAACGAAGCGGCACTGGCACTGCTCGGCGATGGCGACCAGCGCAACGCCCCGGCAGACCTGTCGCTGGCCGCTCTCACGCCGGAACTGGCGCTGCGCCTGCAACGCTGGCGCAGCGGCTGGCACCAGGAAGAAGCTCCGCTGCAACTCGGTGCCGACCGCCCGGAAGTGCAACCACGTTTCGTGCGCCTGTTGGCCGACAGCGACCTGGTGCTGGTATTTCTGGACGACGCCACCGTGGTCTCGCGCCGCGCTGAATCACTGACCCTGTCGGCGATGGGCCGCTTCTCGGCCAGCTTGGCGCACGAGATCCGCAACCCGCTGGCCGCGATCAGTTACGCCTCGCAGCTGCTGGAAGAATCGCCGGACATCTTCGATGCCGACCGCCGCCTGCTGCAGATCATCAACCAGCAATGCCAGCGCACCAACGGCATCGTCGAGAGCGTGCTCGGGCTGGCCCGCCGCGAGCGCGCGAGCCCGGAGAATCTGGATCTGGCCGCGTTCGTACGTCGCTTCGTGGTCGAATATCGGCAGACCCTGTCGATGGAGACAGACATTCTGGAAGCCAGCATCCAGGGCAGCTCGGTGCATGCTTTGATCGACCCCAAGCATCTCCATCAAATCCTGACTGCGCTGGTCCACAACGCGCTCAAATATGGCCGGGGCATGGACGAGCCGGCGCGGGTGAAGCTACGTGTCGAATATCAGGAGCGCATGGCGGTGATCGATGTGGTCGACCGCGGCCCCGGCATTCCGGAGACGGTGGCCGCACAACTGTTCCGCCCGTTCTACACCACCTCCGAGCATGGCACCGGACTGGGCCTGTATATCGCTCAGGAGCTGTGCCGTGCCAACCAGGCGCAACTGGATTACGTCTCGGTGCCTGGGGGCGGTGCGTGTTTCCGGATCGTGTTGCAACGACCGAATGGGTTGCTTGGGAACTGAGTGTTTCATCTGTGCTGCATGGCCTGGACAGGCAGACCCTACAGCTGGCGCGGTGCGCCGAAGAACGAACGGTGTTGCGCCGACCCCGCGTGCAGATGACAGTGCAGATGACAGCGCAGCTGCACATCGCTTCAAGACGGCGATAGCGCTACCGCAAGTCGCTATCCCGTAGCAGTAGGCGCTGCCCCCAACAACACGTGACGCCACAGGTCTTCTGCCCAGGGCGATACCCCGTAAGCATGCACCGATCTGCATCTCGTTGACCCCAGCCGAGCGCAGTGCGATGCAACGCCGCGCGCTGTTCTCCTCACGCCTCGCGGCAAAGGCGTGCCGCCGACAAGTGCGTAACCTGCTACAGCGCCGCCCTGTTGACGCGCTGGCGACCGAGTGAAGCGTTGCGCCCGAACCCGACCGACAATTAATTGTCCACTGTCGTCACGCTGGGCTATCGTGCGCAACATGAGCGAACCCAAAAGTGCCCTGGTTGTCGATGACGAGCGTGATATCCGCGAGTTGCTTGTTCTCACCCTCGGCCGCATGGGCTTGCGTATCAGCACCGCCG contains:
- a CDS encoding sensor histidine kinase; translation: MASSTSLIDRIQSAPQRELYFFSLYRLLVAGLIAALVFSPLSDAIPDPRYPRLAAGVAIGYLCMAVPLLFWGRSERRLTTTVFCSVLADILAATLATHALPGASAGIAMMLLFNVAAASILLRLRYGMSIAVLASAAIVLEYLWTLLEGGTTRPLAELAMFATSYVAVAYFCQQIASRARNNQVLAEQRGAQVANLYEINELIIRRLRTGVLVVDTHNTITLANEAALALLGDGDQRNAPADLSLAALTPELALRLQRWRSGWHQEEAPLQLGADRPEVQPRFVRLLADSDLVLVFLDDATVVSRRAESLTLSAMGRFSASLAHEIRNPLAAISYASQLLEESPDIFDADRRLLQIINQQCQRTNGIVESVLGLARRERASPENLDLAAFVRRFVVEYRQTLSMETDILEASIQGSSVHALIDPKHLHQILTALVHNALKYGRGMDEPARVKLRVEYQERMAVIDVVDRGPGIPETVAAQLFRPFYTTSEHGTGLGLYIAQELCRANQAQLDYVSVPGGGACFRIVLQRPNGLLGN